In Halodesulfovibrio aestuarii DSM 17919 = ATCC 29578, the DNA window TCTAAGTCCCACTGTTTCCATAAAGGACATAAACTCGTACTGCTGTTGAACTTGCGGAGACTCTTTACCCATAAGCTGCTGTGCAACATCCAGATGTCCAGCTTCTGCAAACGTCATTGGAACAAAGTAGTTATCCATCGCATCGAAAACAACATTTGCGCCTTCACTACCAACACGCAAAGCCACGTTGCCCTCTGCCATTGCTACGGCCACCATCTGTTCTTCGAACCACCCTTCTGCAGGGCTTGGTAGTTTTGCAATATCCCGTGCTATGGAATGAAAACCTGCTTCTGCAAATGTAGCTGCTGTAAACGAATCTTCAAGAAACATAATAACATTCTGCATGACGACCTCCTTAATGCACTACTGTTACTGACACATACACCGCAGACATGGGCAGTATCAGCAAAAGCCATTTTTTAACCGTAAATTTATGCCCTTACCGGCTCAGCTGATAACGGCAATGTTATTGTGAAAACACTGCCGGTACCGAGATGACTGGTCACTGAAATATCACCACCCAACTTTTGGATAATACCGTACGAAATAGCTAATCCCAGCCCGTTTCCGGCATTTCTCTTTGTAGTAAAAAATGGTTCAAAAATACGACGCATAGTATCTTCACTCATACCGCAGCCATCATCGCCGATAACAATTTCGACCCCGTTTTCTACGGTCTTACTTTCAATATATATTACGCCGCCTTCCTTAACTGCTTCCAAGGAATTGCTAACAATATTAAGAAATACTTGCTGCAACTGCCCCTTGTCGGATTCAATTTCAGAGAGTGTTTCTTCCAGCATCAGATTTATGGATATTGAACGTTTTGTGATCTCTTTTTCTAAAAATTCAAGAACCTCACTCACAATCTCGTTCACATTCAACCATTCATTTTTGGCTTCAACCTTACGGGCAAAGCCAAGCAACCTATGTGTAATAGCGCTGCATCGTTCAACAGAGGAAGTAATCCCGCTAATCTGCCGTTCAAGCACGCTGGTTGCATCCGTCACAGGCGATCGCGCTAATATATCAGACATCAGTCCTGATTTTTCTTTTATGACCGCAAGCGGGTTGTTAATTTCATGTGCTACCCCCGCAGCAAGTCGCCCAATTGACGATAGTTTCTGCGTATGCTCAATATCCCTCAGAATATTTTCGCGGCACTCATCCGCAAACATCAATTGCCGAATCAGTACATTTGTCAGCCCGAAGGCTACGATGGTGATTAAGACTGCACCGCCGATAAGAACAACCAGCAAGTCGGTTCGCAAAGAGAACCATGCCCCCGTAGCCTGTAAGGCAGGGCGCACCGCCATTAAGATAAATTCTGGCTGTACAAAATTCACGTACGCCGCAGAATATTTTTCCTTATTTACCGTCACGAGGGCATTGCCCCCCCGATACTCTGCATGAGGTAATTCGAATGGAACAGAACTCAGAACCGAGCCGAACAATCGGGATTCTGTCTGCAACACTCTATTTTTATTAAGCAGAAAGGCATCTACACCGGGAGCAAGATCCATAAATGAAATAAGTTTTGAAAACGGCTCTGTTGCGATAGTCGCACGCAGAATCCACGGCTCTCCGCCTGCAGTTACGCTTTCAACCGCGATAGCTATATGCGGAAGTTTGCGATAGCCCAAAAAAACACTGCTTATGTATGTCCCGCGCACTCTTGTTTCATTGAACCAGTCGTGCTCCGAGTAATCATTCCCCAAAAGATTATAGGGACCGGCATACGCTACTTGCTTTCCTTCCGAATTGATCAGTCCCAAATCCACAAGCCCTTCAAATTCCCCTTTTGCCGTATGAAATATTTTCCGAAGGTTCTGAGAGTCTGAAAGCTCTTCAAAATCATGTGTTGCTGCAATAAAGCTCACAGCAGACAGCCGTTCATTTAAATACAATTCAAAAGAATATTTTGTTTTATTCACCAGGCTCAGCATGGACAAACGCTGCTCTTTATCCAATGATGACTTATAAATATGAAAATTGATCAATGCCATAAGGCATAATGGAACAAGCGCAACCATTCCGAACAGACCAATCATTTTGAACCGCAAAACATTGTACCGCCGTAATCCGGCTTCCTCTTTTGGGACAAAGTTTGTCACGAATATTTTTGATAACCGTTTTAATGCAATCATCTGCTGTATCCACGCTATATAAAGTCATTACAGGGATTATGTTCACGCTACTCAATGGGATAAAAGCAAAAGGTGTACCACAACTTTATTCTTTTAATACAGCATATTACGAATATTCTTTTTTTGATTACATAAAAAAAACGTCAGGTCTTTTTACAATCGTAAAAAAAACTGACGAATACATACCCATTATTACGGCGAGTAATCTTTCCAATTCCGAGGCGCTATTTTGGGAGAAATAAGCATACAAAAAAAGATACTCACCACTGACTCCGCAGCCAACGGTACCTCCTTTTCGCTCAAAAATATGCGGCACATACATTACTATTACTGCCACGCAGCAAGGGCGTTATGATGAGATTTTCAAGCTCCCAAGCCCCCTCCACAACATTATGGCTCCTCGACCTACGCATTACCCTCACGGAATCACACAGAAAGCACCATTCCAGAGGAAACAAGTTCCAAAATTCTAATTGGTCTTTTCACGCCAGCGCCGTATATTTTTATAATACCTGTTTTTTATAACCTAAACTCCTTAGGAGTCAGCCATGCTTGTTAACTGTTTCAAAGATGCTGACAATTCGTTCAAAGTGTATTTTTGTAATGCCCACAAAAGACATAATTCTATTCCGGAGACTGCACACCTTGTAAGCTCGCAGCCCATTGAAAGATGGCAGAGTGCTCCGCTCTATAGGGGGTACAATATCTTTGAAACAATTCAGCGTCATGGTGTCTGCATTATCGACCACAAAGTAAATGGGTAATATAGCCTCCACACAACAAAAGACCTCGCATGCAATTTTCTCATGCGAGGTCTTTTTACTTCAATGATCACGCGAACAAAAAGAACTAGCTGCAACATTTGACACGTCAATACATGATATGTCTTCTATTAGTCATGGTTATTTTTCTTGCCAATACACCTCTACAAGAGGCCTTTTATCCAACTATGTTCTAAGAAAAAATAACTTTGCAAAATATAGCAAAGTGACAAGCTGTATTAAATAGTCACCCTCGGTTCACCAGCTTGACATGATGAAACATATATGTCGGATTAACTAAATAACCGCTATCACCTCGGGTATCCGACCAAGTAACGCAACTCGATACTGGATTATGTATTCCCGTATCCCAACTAACCCAAAGCCCCTCGAGATATTGATGCACTCTCCATTACCTGAAACACAAACCCGCACGCACAACAATCGTACGCCGGTATTAGAATTTAAAAATGTCAGCTTCACATGGCCCGGTGGTATTGGCCTGCATAATGTTTCGTTCAGTATTCCTGAGGGACAATTCGTTCTTATCTCAGGCTCCTCAGGCTCTGGGAAATCAACACTCCTGCGGCTCATTGTTCGTCTTGAGGAAGCCAGCAAAGGAGAAATACTTCTACACGGCACTCCGATTACTACATTCTATCCTCCAAGGTTACGTACCCATATAGGATTCGTGCAACAACAGCCGATCCTTATTCCCGGTTCCGTACGTCAAAACCTGCTGTTTCCTTTTGCCCTGCACAGCAGAAAAAACTGTACGCAGCCGGAAGAGAAAATACTTATCCACTGGCTACAGCGGCTGGCGTTAGGAAATATATCTCTGGAGACGCCTGCTGAAACATTGTCTATGGGGCAACAGCAACGCGTGTGCTTCATTCGCGCTGTACTTACCACCCCAGATATAATCTGCTTTGATGAGCCTACAAGTTCTCTTGATCGTGAAAGCAGAGAGTGCGTTGAGTATGCAGCAGAAGAACTGGTGCAACAAGGTACATCCGTTGTGATGGTAAACCACACCAGCTATCACCCAACCTGCCCGCATATGCACCTTTCCGTTGCAGATGGCACTGTGAGTGTACTTACATGACAGAATTTATCTCCATTTCATGGACACAACTTATGATTGCTCTCGGGCTTGTCAGCTTTTCCGCAGCAGCATCGCTCTACTATCATTTAAAGCTTGAACGTGATTTGTTTGTCGGAGTCATCCGCACCTTTGCTCAGCTATTGGCTATGGGATACTTGCTGAACATCCTTTTCGGCCTGAACAACGCATTCCTTGTGCTAGCCGTATATGCCACTATGACACTTATCTCAGTGCATATTGTGCACAGCCGCGTAAAAGAAAAACAAGTAGCCTATTTTGCACCGACAACCTTTGCCGTAATGCTCAGCTACTTCCTTATTACTATTACCGTTACAAAGGTCATTATAGGAACAGATCCTTGGTGGAGCCCACAATATTTCATTCCTATTGGTGGAATGATCGCGGGTAACTCCATGAATGCGCTATCTCTTACTTTGGAGCGCTTCTTTTCTGAACTACGCTCAAAACGGGAACAGGTTGAAATGTATCTGTGCCACGGCGCGAATTACAAAGAAGCGACTGAGGAAATATTTCGAACTTCGCTTCGTGCCGGTATGATTCCGGCGATCAACTCTTTGATGAGTGTCGGTCTGGTTTCCATTCCCGGTATGATGACCGGTCAAATTCTCGCTGGTGCAAACCCGCAGGAAGCAGTGCGCTACCAGATTGTCGTCATGCTTATGCTTGTCGGTTCAACGGCTCTTGCAGCTATTCTGGTATTATTACTCG includes these proteins:
- a CDS encoding ABC transporter permease — its product is MTEFISISWTQLMIALGLVSFSAAASLYYHLKLERDLFVGVIRTFAQLLAMGYLLNILFGLNNAFLVLAVYATMTLISVHIVHSRVKEKQVAYFAPTTFAVMLSYFLITITVTKVIIGTDPWWSPQYFIPIGGMIAGNSMNALSLTLERFFSELRSKREQVEMYLCHGANYKEATEEIFRTSLRAGMIPAINSLMSVGLVSIPGMMTGQILAGANPQEAVRYQIVVMLMLVGSTALAAILVLLLVRKRCFTQAMTLVFTKHTPS
- a CDS encoding sensor histidine kinase, with the protein product MIALKRLSKIFVTNFVPKEEAGLRRYNVLRFKMIGLFGMVALVPLCLMALINFHIYKSSLDKEQRLSMLSLVNKTKYSFELYLNERLSAVSFIAATHDFEELSDSQNLRKIFHTAKGEFEGLVDLGLINSEGKQVAYAGPYNLLGNDYSEHDWFNETRVRGTYISSVFLGYRKLPHIAIAVESVTAGGEPWILRATIATEPFSKLISFMDLAPGVDAFLLNKNRVLQTESRLFGSVLSSVPFELPHAEYRGGNALVTVNKEKYSAAYVNFVQPEFILMAVRPALQATGAWFSLRTDLLVVLIGGAVLITIVAFGLTNVLIRQLMFADECRENILRDIEHTQKLSSIGRLAAGVAHEINNPLAVIKEKSGLMSDILARSPVTDATSVLERQISGITSSVERCSAITHRLLGFARKVEAKNEWLNVNEIVSEVLEFLEKEITKRSISINLMLEETLSEIESDKGQLQQVFLNIVSNSLEAVKEGGVIYIESKTVENGVEIVIGDDGCGMSEDTMRRIFEPFFTTKRNAGNGLGLAISYGIIQKLGGDISVTSHLGTGSVFTITLPLSAEPVRA
- a CDS encoding ABC transporter ATP-binding protein, which codes for MHSPLPETQTRTHNNRTPVLEFKNVSFTWPGGIGLHNVSFSIPEGQFVLISGSSGSGKSTLLRLIVRLEEASKGEILLHGTPITTFYPPRLRTHIGFVQQQPILIPGSVRQNLLFPFALHSRKNCTQPEEKILIHWLQRLALGNISLETPAETLSMGQQQRVCFIRAVLTTPDIICFDEPTSSLDRESRECVEYAAEELVQQGTSVVMVNHTSYHPTCPHMHLSVADGTVSVLT